The nucleotide sequence ctcattgggcagagcgcatgaggtggaggcagaagaactttccagtcaaaaggctctcaggcaagaaggctggagaacaggaccttggacagccactgccagtctgagggccaaactagaggagataccaatcatgcaacaaacaattgcacgatgagctttgcaacactaaattgaaggtgcagggcGGTTGATCCATAGTGGGGTCCTGACATGCACCTGTTATTtacattgggaacaacaacaataacaccaGCTCACCAGTCTAATCACTTTTACTGGCTAGATCccaaggaagaggcaggagggGACAGGAACAGGGAGTCCTTCAAGAAACCTGGTCCCCAAGATCAGCAGTTGTGCAACTGACCTCCCAGTCAGTAATCTtcacacttctgattcccagaaaatggcattcagaggcatactgcttcccagAGAGAAACTACAGGGAAGCATCATTAACAATTGCATAACATGGATTAGTTACACAACATGGATTAGTTTGAAGTTACCAGACCATTCATATATCTGGCCCAGAACTATCTATCCCAACAAACTGCCTCCCCCAATAATTTAAGCAGAGATTTTCTGCAGTTTTGCTGCCTTTCCTAAAGGCCCTTCTATTGCCTGGAGAAGCCATTTGGCTATGTGACCGCTGACAAAACCCAATTCTCACTCCTTTTCTTTATGCGCACCAGATGACAGTGAGGTCCTTCATTTGGCTGCTAGGAAATAGCACTGAGACCAGATGAGACTGTGGAGTGAAATCAGtttggaaaatgtatttaaaatacatcagcagaaaactagtgaattcattttactttatgaaagatgttagaatagccaatacaaaaaacatctaagcaaaataaaaatcatgttatacacaaaaatacatttttagttatttatattaataaaatgtgtACACTGCAGAAGAATTTTAAAGAAtagaaaatgtacattaaaatggtcaataaaaaaatcaacatttaaaaaacactaaaaatcaataaaatcaacagttaaaggTATGCTAAACTAAACTATATGAAAACACTGAGTAAGGAGACCATTAGAAACAAGgacttgtattattttattttcatttagaaaTCACTTCCCAGAAAGTATCTCAAAAataccaacaataaaaaaacatttcatatgcaaaccaatttaaaacattttaaaatcccacacagaccctccgtgacgcagagtggtaagcggcagtaatgcagccaaagctctgctcacgtctGCAGTTCGAtgccaacagaaggaggaagtcgaatctccggtaaaaggggtcgaggtccactcagcctcccatccatccgtggtcagtaaaatgagtgcccggcatatgctggggggtaaagaaagaccggggaaggaactggcagtcccacctcatatatacggtctgcctagtaaacgtcgcaagacgtcaccctgagagtcggaaacgactcgcactacaagtgcggggacacctttaccttctaaaatcccacagaaacagtaataaagctctgcacttaaaaggtttgttgaaaaaggaaggtcttctataggcaccacaaaaaaaaacacctgtctgatatgtaacagaaggaagttcaaaaaagtagatgccaccacacaaaaggccagGTTGCTCTATCATGCAGAGTGGACTTCCCAATGAGATGGTATGTGTAAGAGGCCATTTTCTGCAGACTTCAGTGATGGGCTGCATATATAACAGGTGAGATAATCTTTTAAGCATCCAggccccaacctgtatagggctttaatatATGTAGCCTGCAAGATGAAGAATAAAGCTCCCATTGAAGTTCTTTCCATACTCCCTACATTTCAATTGTTTCTCCTGTGTATCCCCTGTGATGTAAGCCTACTGCTTTCATTGAATCTCTTTCCATACTCCGTGCATTAAAAAAGTTACTCCACAGTGTTTTTTCATGCGAAGTAAGTGTGCtctgactgaacctctttccactcactacatttaaatggtttctcccgtgtgggttctgtgatgtaaaacaaggctactgcttacactgaagctctttccacactccctgcatttaaacggtttctcccctgtatgggttctttgatgcaaagtaaggtgactgctctgactgaagctctttccacactccctgcatttaaatggtttctcccctgtatgggttctttgatgcgaagtaaggtgaccgctctgactgaagctctttccacactccttacatttaaatggcttctcccctgtgtgggttctttgatgtgaagtaagcttacttctctgactaaagccctgtccacactccatgcatttaaatggtttctcccctgtgtgtgttcggtgatgtaatttcaggctactgcttacactgaagctctttccgcactcactgcatttaaatggtgtctcccctgtgtgtgttctttcatgtaatgtaaggttaccgctctgactgaagctctttccacactctttgcatttaaatggcttctcccctgtgtgggttctttgatgcgaagtaaggtcactgctctgactgaagcactttccacactcactgcatttaaattgtttctcccctgtgtgggttctgtgatgtaaagtaaggctactgtttacactgaagctctttccacattccatgcatttaaatggtttctcgcctgtgtgggttctttcatgtaaagtaagcctactgctctgactgaagctctttccacactccctgcatttaaatggtttctcgcctgtgtgggttctttcatgtaaagtaaggctactgctctgactgaagcactttccacactcactgcatttaaatggtttctcccctgtgtgggttctgtgatgtaaagtaagtttactgctctgactgaagctctttccacatttcctgcatttaaatggtttttctccagtgtgggttctttcatgtactgtAAGGTACCACTTGtgtctaaagctctttccacactgcttgcatttaaatggcttctcccctgtgtgggttctgtgatgtaatttAAGGTTACTGctttcactgaagctctttccacactccatgcattgaaatggtttctcccctgtgtgtgttctgtgatgtaaagtaagtttattgcttacactgaagctctttccacattgcctgcatttaaatggttgctcccctgtgtgggttctttcatgtaatttAAGTTGACCATtcccactgaagctctttccacactctctgcatttaaatggtttctcccctgtatgggttctttgatgtaatgAAAGTTGATCATTCcgagagaagctctttccacactccttgcatttaaatggcttctcccctgtgtgggttctgtggtgTAATTTAAGGTTACCATttccactgaagctctttccacattgccTGTATTTAAATGGTTGCTCCCCTGTGTGCgttctgtgatgtaaagtaaggctgttttttacactgaagctctttccacactccctgcatttaaatggtttctcccctgtgtgttttctttcatgtaatgtaagGTACCACTTGtggctaaagctctttccacactgcttgcatttaaatggtttctcccctgt is from Rhineura floridana isolate rRhiFlo1 chromosome 3, rRhiFlo1.hap2, whole genome shotgun sequence and encodes:
- the LOC133381687 gene encoding oocyte zinc finger protein XlCOF6-like isoform X2 encodes the protein MEENYETVASLESDLRSCWEERKDPFIQYPKDATSTGDRQNENYRKPQMVPLLIAKTESQKEIFGNHRGQKTSERKQPKNGSKKSSTCHSFHQRTHTEEKPFKCRECGKSFTQNNHLTSHQRTHTGEKPFKCMECGKSFSVSSSLKLHHRTHTGEKPFKCMVCGKSFSQSSNLTSHQRTHTGEKPFKCKECGKSFPQNGQLTLHERTHTGEKPFKCKQCGKSFSHKWYLTLHERKHTGEKPFKCRECGKSFSVKNSLTLHHRTHTGEQPFKYRQCGKSFSGNGNLKLHHRTHTGEKPFKCKECGKSFSRNDQLSLHQRTHTGEKPFKCRECGKSFSGNGQLKLHERTHTGEQPFKCRQCGKSFSVSNKLTLHHRTHTGEKPFQCMECGKSFSESSNLKLHHRTHTGEKPFKCKQCGKSFRHKWYLTVHERTHTGEKPFKCRKCGKSFSQSSKLTLHHRTHTGEKPFKCSECGKCFSQSSSLTLHERTHTGEKPFKCRECGKSFSQSSRLTLHERTHTGEKPFKCMECGKSFSVNSSLTLHHRTHTGEKQFKCSECGKCFSQSSDLTSHQRTHTGEKPFKCKECGKSFSQSGNLTLHERTHTGETPFKCSECGKSFSVSSSLKLHHRTHTGEKPFKCMECGQGFSQRSKLTSHQRTHTGEKPFKCKECGKSFSQSGHLTSHQRTHTGEKPFKCRECGKSFSQSSHLTLHQRTHTGEKPFKCRECGKSFSVSSSLVLHHRTHTGETI